A section of the Ovis canadensis isolate MfBH-ARS-UI-01 breed Bighorn chromosome 1, ARS-UI_OviCan_v2, whole genome shotgun sequence genome encodes:
- the DMRTB1 gene encoding doublesex- and mab-3-related transcription factor B1 — MNADLTKQAKKMLRTPKCSRCRNHGFLVPVKGHAGKCRWKQCTCEKCYLITERQKIVAAQKMLKKQASGEEQEVALCAQGPQLAPGGAAATPGPSFCPLLPLAPLGDAQPGPSGQAATCLPERPPRGQSPSPSAFQPVLGGHNRGHVGLSEQAARARPSSLEPQLTAEAAGRGYPGCLELRRLPRPVPSPPFTDFGLPLSINSDSVVGSECLEREPPKLYPSCSSMHPYRPFPLGYQDASPSVGIPLQQSFQHLSYSHYYGGGLVAEPVGDFQPSYYQPLGQPPLGQPPQPQFLPPGLLSALHFLLPPLPPPPPATFSLTVLSDTDKENTDDQDVEGPSEPSQPSSQEQSD; from the exons ATGAATGCAGACCTTACAAAGCAGGCCAAGAAGATGCTTCGTACCCCCAAGTGCTCGCGGTGCCGGAACCATGGCTTCCTGGTACCAGTCAAGGGCCACGCGGGCAAGTGCCGCTGGAAGCAGTGCACCTGCGAGAAGTGCTACTTGATCACCGAGCGCCAGAAGATCGTGGCTGCACAAAAGATGCTCAAGAAGCAGGCCTCTGGAGAGGAGCAGGAGGTGGCCCTGTGCGCACAGGGACCCCAGCTGGCCCCCGGGGGCGCGGCCGCCACCCCAGGCCCAAGCTTCTGCCCGCTGCTTCCGCTTGCCCCTTTGGGAGACGCGCAGCCGGGCCCTTCGGGCCAAGCGGCCACCTGCCTCCCTGAGAGGCCCCCGCGGGGCCAGAGCCCCAGCCCGAGTGCCTTCCAGCCGGTTCTGGGCGGCCACAACCGCGGCCACGTGGGCCTGAGCGAACAAGCAGCCAGGGCCAGGCCCAGCTCTCTGGAGCCCCAGCTGACGGCGGAGGCCGCCGGCCGGGGCTACCCCGGCTGCCTGGAGCTGCGCAGGCTGCCGCGGCCTGTGCCGAGCCCGCCGTTCACCGACTTCG GGCTCCCTCTGAGCATCAACTCAGATTCTGTGGTGGGGTCTGAGTGCCTGGAGAGAGAACCTCCCAAGCTGTACCCCAGCTGCTCCAGCATGCACCCCTACCGCCCTTTTCCTCTGGGCTACCAGGATGCATCCCCAAGTGTGGGGATCCCTCTGCAGCAGAGTTTCCAGCACCTGTCCTATAGCCACTACTATGGAGGAGGCTTG GTGGCGGAACCTGTGGGAGACTTCCAGCCAAGCTACTACCAGCCGCTGGGGCAGCCGCCACTGGGGCAGCCGCCGCAGCCTCAGTTCCTCCCGCCGGGCTTGCTGTCTGCGCTCCACTTCCTCCTGCCGCCGCTGCCCCCACCGCCTCCAGCAACCTTCTCGCTGACCGTCCTATCTGACACGGACAAGGAGAACACCG aTGACCAGGATGTGGAAGGGCCGAGCGAGCCCAGCCAGCCATCGTCCCAGGAGCAGTCCGACTAG